A single region of the Brassica rapa cultivar Chiifu-401-42 chromosome A03, CAAS_Brap_v3.01, whole genome shotgun sequence genome encodes:
- the LOC103858072 gene encoding LOW QUALITY PROTEIN: protein NLP8-like (The sequence of the model RefSeq protein was modified relative to this genomic sequence to represent the inferred CDS: inserted 2 bases in 1 codon) — MEHPFASRDKVFGYQDISTEEMDSFSFGSGVRSLISDDMFNSSSNSELVNFDSFSTWCNSPSVSDVLFAQYGLSTSQSMPFGAITSAHAPELRAATLPGLTRSFHDMESSYYGEERPSLQEMISQFDHSLDSVQLSGKRRRVANQKNGFPNLMNCTIPRSLSHSLDEKMLKALSLFLESSGSGEGILAQVWTPIKIGDQHVLSTCDQAYLLDPRLSQYREVSRKFTFASEANQCSFPGLPGRVFISGVPEWTSNVVYYKTDEYLRMKHAIDNEVRGSIAIPILEASGTTCCAVMELVTSKEKPNFDTEMDSVCRALQAVNLRTSASPRPQFLSSNQRDALAEIQDVLRAVCHAHRLPLALAWIPCSYGKGGKNQSGESCVLCVEETACYVNDTEMEGFVHVCLEHCLREKEGIVGRAFVSNKPLFSSDVKAYDISEYPLVQHARKYGLNAAVAIKLRSTYTGEDDYILELFLPVSMKGSLEQQLLLDSLSGTMQRICRTLRTVSDIGEAKKEVSKTGVLTACSGNFQTMLSDSELNSTRNIFSDMSSDKDSSGTGSQGTYEQEMSKARTPEKKKSTTEKNVSLSVLQQHFSGSLKDAAKSLGVCPTTLKRXCRQHGIMRWPSRKINKVNRSLRKIQTVLDSVQGVEGGLKFDSTTGEFVAVCPFIKELDTQKDPVRGQEDTAQDTSFELLEAKSVDNAIKLEEDIIANGSFVEVDASGQQWAWMAEQSGFNGNLSSQAIRCSGSINEPNQSMSCSMSGSSNGSGAVMLRSSSTSMDDSNQVRTQKSNSSESGSTTLTVKATYREDTIRFKFEPSLGCSQLYKEVRKRFKLQEESFQLKYLDDEEEWVMLVTDSDLQECLEILYGMGKHTVKFLVRDLPAPIGSSAGSNCYLGTGL; from the exons ATGGAACACCCTTTTGCTTCCAGAGACAAGGTGTTTGGTTATCAAGATATCTCAACAGAAGAGATGGATAGTTTCAGCTTTGGTTCTGGTGTTAGGAGCTTGATCTCTGACGATATGTTTAACTCATCTTCCAACTCTGAGCTTGTGAATTTCGACTCTTTCTCCACATGGTGTAACAGCCCTTCCGTGAGTGATGTCTTGTTCGCCCAATATGGTCTGTCGACCTCTCAGTCTATGCCTTTTGGAGCTATCACTTCAGCTCATGCACCCGAGCTGAGAGCTGCTACTTTACCAGGTCTTACTCGTTCATTTCATGATATGGAAAGCTCTTACTATGGTGAAGAAAGACCGTCACTACAGGAAATGATCTCTCAGTTTGATCACTCGTTAGATAGCGTTCAGTTAAGTGGTAAACGGCGCAGGGTGGCTAACCAGAAGAATGGTTTTCCTAACTTGATGAACTGTACTATCCCTAGGTCTTTGAGCCACTCACTAGATGAGAAGATGCTCAAGGCACTAAGCTTGTTTTTAGAGTCCTCAGGTTCAGGAGAGGGCATTTTAGCTCAAGTTTGGACTCCTATTAAGATAGGAGACCAGCACGTGCTCAGTACATGTGATCAGGCCTATTTGCTTGACCCGAGGCTTTCTCAGTACCGTGAAGTCTCGAGGAAATTCACTTTTGCCTCTGAAGCAAATCAGTGCTCTTTTCCGGGTCTTCCTGGCCGTGTCTTCATCTCCGGAGTACCTGAGTGGACGTCAAACGTTGTGTATTACAAGACGGATGAGTATCTGCGTATGAAGCATGCAATAGATAATGAAGTCCGTGGTTCCATTGCTATACCTATCCTTGAAGCTTCTGGGACAACTTGTTGTGCCGTCATGGAGCTCGTCACTTCCAAGGAAAAGCCTAATTTTGATACGGAGATGGACTCTGTCTGCCGTGCTCTCCAG gCTGTAAACTTACGGACATCAGCGAGCCCTCGCCCTCAG TTCCTCTCCAGTAATCAAAGAGACGCTTTAGCTGAAATACAAGATGTTCTCCGAGCAGTATGTCACGCACACAGGCTGCCTTTAGCTCTAGCCTGGATTCCTTGTAGTTACGGCAAGGGGGGAAAGAATCAATCAGGTGAAAGTTGTGTTCTTTGCGTAGAGGAAACAGCTTGTTATGTGAATGATACGGAGATGGAAGGCTTTGTGCACGTTTGTTTGGAGCATTGTCTAAGAGAAAAAGAAGGAATTGTTGGCAGAGCTTTCGTATCAAACAAGCCGTTATTTTCTTCTGATGTGAAGGCTTATGACATCAGTGAGTACCCTCTTGTTCAGCATGCTCGAAAGTACGGTCTGAATGCTGCTGTTGCTATAAAACTGAGGAGCACTTACACTGGTGAAGATGATTACATACTTGAACTGTTCTTGCCTGTAAGTATGAAAGGGAGCTTGGAGCAACAGCTTCTATTAGACAGCCTTTCCGGTACTATGCAGAGAATTTGTCGAACTCTTAGAACCGTTTCAGATATAGGGGAAGCTAAAAAAGAAGTGAGTAAAACTGGAGTTCTGACTGCATGTTCAGGAAACTTCCAGACAATGTTATCAGATTCAGAACTTAACTCTACTAGAAATATATTTTCGGATATGTCCTCTGATAAAGATAGCAGTGGTACAGGCTCTCAAGGCACTTATGAGCAG gAAATGAGCAAAGCTAGAACaccagagaagaagaaaagtacAACAGAGAAGAATGTGAGCTTAAGTGTTCTCCAACAACATTTTTCTGGGAGTCTTAAGGATGCTGCAAAAAGCCTTGGTG TTTGTCCCACTACACTGAAACG ATGCAGACAACATGGGATCATGAGGTGGCCATCTCGCAAGATAAACAAAGTGAACAGGTCACTAAGGAAAATACAGACGGTGCTTGACTCTGTCCAAGGTGTGGAAGGAGGACTGAAATTTGACTCGACCACAGGCGAGTTCGTTGCAGTTTGCCCTTTTATCAAAGAACTTGATACCCAGAAGGATCCTGTTAGAGGTCAGGAAGATACGGCTCAAGATACTTCGTTTGAGCTCTTGGAAGCTAAATCAGTCGACAATGCAATCAAGTTAGAGGAGGATATCATCGCAAACG GATCATTCGTGGAGGTTGATGCTAGTGGTCAGCAATGGGCTTGGATGGCCGAACAGTCTGGCTTTAATGGCAACTTAAGCTCTCAGGCAATCAGATGCAGTGGCAGTATCAACGAACCTAACCAGTCCATGTCATGCAGCATGTCAGGTTCATCAAATGGCTCAGGTGCAGTTATGCTACGAAGCTCATCTACTTCCATGGACGATAGTAACCAAGTTAGAACACAGAAAAGCAACAGCAGCGAGAGTGGATCAACAACGCTCACTGTAAAAGCTACTTACAGAGAAGACACAATACGTTTCAAGTTCGAGCCGTCGCTTGGGTGTTCTCAGCTGTACAAAGAAGTTAGGAAACGGTTTAAACTGCAAGAAGAGTCGTTTCAACTCAAGTACTTAGACGATGAAGAAGAATGGGTGATGCTGGTTACAGATTCTGATCTCCAAGAGTGCTTGGAGATATTATATGGTATGGGAAAACACACTGTGAAGTTCCTGGTCCGTGATCTGCCTGCGCCTATAGGTAGTTCTGCCGGCAGCAACTGTTACCTAGGAACAGGCTTATAG
- the LOC117132518 gene encoding defensin-like protein 2, with protein MAMTTKSVSSLAIFFILCLVIFEVPETEAQDRKCLKEYGGDVGFSFCAPRIYPSFCYRRCRQNKGAKGGKCRSEAGTGMKCLCDFCSNTP; from the exons atgGCCATGACAACGAAGTCAGTTTCTTCCCTCGCCATATTTTTCATCCTCTGTCTGGTTATCTTTG AAGTGCCCGAGACAGAAGCGCAGGACAGAAAATGTCTTAAAGAATACGGAGGCGACGTGGGTTTCAGCTTCTGCGCGCCTCGGATATATCCGTCGTTCTGTTATCGGAGATGCCGTCAGAACAAGGGAGCGAAAGGTGGAAAATGCCGTTCAGAGGCCGGCACTGGTATGAAATGCTTATGCGATTTctgcagcaacacgccttaa
- the LOC103858078 gene encoding endochitinase CHI: MANNAKSTTKKHPLVLLTTLSVLILTVSKPVTSQNCGCASDFCCSKWGYCGQTEDYCGDGCREGPCQGGGGGNNGGGGGDAVSLEETVTPEFFNSIISQARDGCAGKGFYSYNAFIAAANSYPSFGSSISKREIAAFFAHVTHETEFMCYIEEIDGPAKAEDYCDKENTDFPCAPGKGYYGRGPIQLSWNYNYGQCGRDLNENILASPEKVAQDPALAFKTAFWFWTTNVKGKFNQGFGATIRAINGMECSGRNPATVEKRIGYFRDYCGKLGVEPGDNLSC; encoded by the exons ATGGCGAATAACGCCAAATCCACAACAAAAAAACACCCATTAGTCCTTCTCACAACTCTCTCTGTCTTGATCCTAACCGTTTCCAAACCAGTGACCTCCCAAAACTGCGGGTGTGCCTCTGACTTCTGCTGCAGCAAATGGGGTTACTGTGGTCAGACAGAGGACTACTGCGGCGACGGCTGTCGTGAAGGCCCTTGCCAAGGCGGCGGTGGCGGAAACAATGGCGGTGGAGGCGGAGACGCCGTTTCGCTTGAAGAAACGGTGACACCAGAATTCTTTAACTCTATAATAAGCCAAGCAAGAGATGGTTGTGCAGGTAAAGGGTTTTACTCTTACAACGCCTTCATTGCCGCAGCTAACTCCTATCCGAGCTTCGGTTCTTCCATATCAAAACGAGAGATCGCTGCGTTCTTTGCTCACGTCACTCATGAAACAGAAT TCATGTGCTACATTGAGGAAATAGATGGACCTGCCAAGGCTGAAGACTATTGCGACAAAGAGAACACAGACTTCCCATGTGCACCAGGAAAGGGCTACTATGGTCGTGGTCCGATCCAGCTCTCCTGGAACTACAACTACGGTCAATGTGGCAGGGACCTAAACGAGAACATATTGGCTTCCCCAGAGAAAGTGGCTCAAGACCCAGCTCTTGCTTTCAAAACCGCTTTCTGGTTCTGGACCACTAATGTTAAGGGGAAATTTAACCAGGGCTTTGGAGCGACCATTAGAGCTATAAATGGTATGGAGTGTAGCGGAAGAAATCCTGCAACGGTCGAGAAAAGGATTGGATATTTCCGTGACTATTGTGGTAAGCTTGGAGTTGAACCTGGAGATAACCTCTCTTGTTAA